From the Bacteroidales bacterium genome, the window GGCGCCGATCATGGCTGCCGGAGCCTTTACATCATGCCGTAGTTTCAGGAGCCTTCCGCCATACCAGGCAATGAAAAAGATGAAATAGCTCTGGATGACCAGTGGTATTGCTGCTAATAATATCAACATCGGCTTTTCAATGATCCGCTCTCCCTGGAAGGCAAACAGCAGCACCAGGGTGGTCAGCAGGGCAATGATGGAGACAGGCTTGAATTTGGGAAGAAACACATTGCGAAACCATTCCTCCCCCTTTCTCCATATCAGCCGTTTTTGGGTGATCACACCCGCCACCAGGGGTATGACCACGAAGATGAGAATGCTCGATAAGAGTGTTCCATAAGGTATGGTAACGTTGGTAATGCCCAGCAGGATCCCCACAATGGGTATGTAAGCCACCAGGATGATCAGGTCGTTCAGGGAAACCTGCACCAGGGTATAATTGGGATCACCATCGGTCAGGTAGCTCCACACGAAAACCATGGCCGTACAGGGCGCTGCCCCCAGCAGGATGGCCCCGGCAATGTATTCACCCGCCATATCCGGGCTGATGATAGCCGCGTAAACCTTAGAGAAGAATATCCAGGCGAAAAAGGCCATGGTAAAGGGTTTGATCAGCCAGTTCACGATCAGGGTCAGGACAATCCCTTTGGGCCGTTTTTTGATGTTTTTGATGCTCGAGAAATCCACCTGCAGCATCATGGGATAGATCATCAGCCAGATCAA encodes:
- the arsB gene encoding ACR3 family arsenite efflux transporter, which produces MTEQKKRIGIFEKYLSLWVALGIAAGIVLGHFGGQGIEVLSNMEVFRVNIPVAVLIWLMIYPMMLQVDFSSIKNIKKRPKGIVLTLIVNWLIKPFTMAFFAWIFFSKVYAAIISPDMAGEYIAGAILLGAAPCTAMVFVWSYLTDGDPNYTLVQVSLNDLIILVAYIPIVGILLGITNVTIPYGTLLSSILIFVVIPLVAGVITQKRLIWRKGEEWFRNVFLPKFKPVSIIALLTTLVLLFAFQGERIIEKPMLILLAAIPLVIQSYFIFFIAWYGGRLLKLRHDVKAPAAMIGASNFFELAVAVAIALFGLQSPAAMVTVVGVLVEVPVMLSLVA